The Methanotorris formicicus Mc-S-70 genome segment TATCAATTTCAGATGCATTTTTATTTTCCATAATGATGCTAATCTCTCAACTCATAATTTTTAGGGTATATTATACCTTAAAATTTAGTTAGGTGATAATTTGAACACTATTGAAGAAAGTTTGGTATTAATTTTTGGAATTTTATCAGGGGTTGTTCTTTACTACCAACAAATTTATAATTACTTATTTGATGTGGAATTGGGCTTCTTTATGTTGTTGTTTATGGTTTATTTTGCAATAATTGTAAAATATGGTAATTCAGAAATTGTTGATGAAAAAGAACTGCAAATTAAATATTTAGCATCATACAGAACTTTAAAGGCATTTATAATATCTATTGGATTGTATTATCTTTTAGGGAAGTTATTTAAAACTTATTAAAACTTATAATTATGATTTACATGTTGGGGATGTTTTTCTTACAATTTGGATTATTTATTTGGTATTTTACCTTTATTACTTTAAAAAATATACTTAGGTGATTTTATGGAATTAAAGACCAAAATAAAACTTATCTTAGCAGTTGATTTTTTAGCAGTTTTATTTTTACCCTTATTAATTAAAAATTGGAAAATTGCATTATCGTTTTTATTAGCAATCTTTATATCTTGGCTATTTATTGATAAAAAAGATATAAATGAAAGGTTATATGAAAATTTATTAGCAATAAGTGTTGGATATATAGAGGGAATTTTAATATTCCTTGGAATTGTTTGTAATAAAGTATTTTTGGATATTGTTGAAGGAATATTTGCAATAATTATTTTAATAGTTATATTGGTTCTATTCCCAAAGTATAAGTTAATATTTGAAGTTTTCGATGAATTTGTTGAAAATCTTCAACAAAAATCAGGATTTTTAACTTTGGTGTCATTTTTTGGTATATTATTACTTTGGAGGTGTTTTTGTATATATTAAACGTAAATTGTCAAAAAGAGATTGTTATTAATGCTTCTGATTTTCTTAGAACAATTGGAGTTGTAGTTTGTTCAAATCTGCTAATATTGCAGGTCTATACATTTAAAAAGTTTTTATAGTGAAACAATGAAAAATAAATTAAAGATTTATAGGGCAATGCATAACTTAACTCAGGAAGATTTGGCGAGAAAGTTGGGAGTGAGTAGACAAACAATTATTGCAATAGAAAAGGGGAAATACGACCCATCTTTAAAATTAGCATTCAAAATAGCAAAGTTTTTTGGAGTTAGGATTGAAGATATATTTATTTATGATGAAGATGAGTGATTTTGGTGATATCATGATAATCATAGATACTGCAAAAAAAGAGGATATTGATGATATGATTAATCTCTTGAAGCAACTTTTTGAAATAGAGAAAGATTTTGCCCCAAACTATGAAAATCAGAGAAAAGGCTTAGAACTTTTATTAAACAATAAAGATGCAATAATTTTTGTTGCGAGATATAATGATAAAGTAGTTGGAATGTGTTCTATTCAAACTTTAATATCAACTGCTGAAGGAGGAAAAGTTGGAATTTTAGAAGATTTGGTGGTTGATGAGAATTTTAGGGGAATGGGTGTTGGAAGCAAACTTTTATTAGAGGTAGAGAGATATTGTAAAGAAAATGGTTTGTTGAGATTATCTCTACTCGCAGATAAAGATAACAAAAAGGCACTTGAATTTTACAAATCCAGGGGATGGAAATTTACAAACTTAATATGCCTAAGAAAATTTTTTGGTGAGTAAAATGGGAGTACAATTTAACGATTTAATCCCAAAAAAGGAAATTCCAATAAAATATCTATCAGGAAAAACTGTTGCTATAGATGGGATGAACGTCCTTTATCAGTTTTTGTCAAGTATTAGGTTGAGGGATGGCTCTCCTTTAAGGAATAAGAAAGGGGAGATAACTTCAACATACAATGGAATATTCTATAAAACCATATATATGCTTGAAAATGACGTAACACCAGTATGGGTGTTTGATGGAAAACCGCCAAAATTAAAGGAAAAAACTCGAGAAGAAAGAAGAAAAATGAGAGAAAAGGCAAAAGAGGAATTTATAAAAGCAAAAGAAATAGAAAATATTGAGGAGATGCAAAAATATGCAAAGAGAATGAACTTTTTAACAAAGGATATCGTAGAGAACTCAAAAAAATTATTGGATTTAATGGGAATTCCTTACGTAAATGCCCCTGCAGAAGGGGAAGGGCAAGCATCATATATGGCGAAAAAGGGTGATGTGTTCTGTGTTGTTAGTCAGGATTATGATGCTTTGCTTTATGGAGCCCCAAGGGTAGTGAGGAACTTAACTGCAACAAAAGAAGAGTTGGAGTTAATAGAATTAAAAGAGGTTTTAAATGAGTTAGGCATTTCTCACGATGATTTGATAGATATGGCAATTTTGATTGGAACTGATTACAATCCAAAAGGAGTTAAGGGCATCGGACCAAAAAAAGCACTTGAAATAGCAAAATCAAAAAACAAAGAACTTTACTTAAAAGCAATTGAAAACTACGAGGAAATTAAAAATATATTTAAAAATCCAAAAGTTACTGATGAGTATAATATAAAATTAAAAAAGCCAGATAAAGATAGCATTATAAAGTTTTTGGTTGAGGAGAATGATTTTTCTTTGGATAGGGTTCAGCCACATGTTGAAAAACTCTGCAAATTGATTGAGAAAAAAACAAAACAAGTAACTTTAGATGCATGGTTTGGAGGTTAAGTTTTAAATCTCTTTTTAAAAATGAGGGATGATGAAACATCGATGTGCTGATTATGAAGAGAACCTTCTTCCTGACCTCATTTTTATTTTAGAATATCTTTAATGTTTCCATAAATAACCTCACTCTTGCAGAAACTTGGTAGATAAACTCCTGCTTTACCTGAGTTTGTTGCTACTCTTTTATATCCCATATCTTCAATTGGAGCCACTACCATGCAGGTATCTTTAACTATCTCCCCTCCTGCTTTTTCTATAATCCTTGTGTATCCCATTCTATCTGCAATCGCCTTCATATGCAAGGATGTGCAAATCCATAAATCGCATTTTAATTTTATGCTGTTCTTTTTTATGAATTCCGCTATTTCTTTAATTTCTCTTAAACTGCAGTGTGGACATCCAATGCATATTAGATCTGGGGCTTCATTGCAGGTGTTTAATTCCTCATAAGCATCTTTAATATCATCCATATCAATGGTGATTTTTTCCAAATTATCATCTATGGCTTTTTTTGCCTCAGGAGTTATGTTCTCTACATGGTATAGAGCGACCCCACTACTTGCCGCCATTGCTGCTCCAAGTGCCTTTAATTCATCATTATTAATATTTTTTATGTTTTTAAAGTATGGAATGCCATTTTTTACAGTCTTTCCAACAATATAACCCAAAGCACCATAAACATCAATACTTGGATTTTCAATATTTACCTCAATTATGTGTGTTGCTTTCCTATTCTCATCCAAATGATAGCCATAATATGGAGTTTTCCCAATTATTGCACTTGCTAACGCTGCAGGACCTCCTTCTCTATTAGTTTTTGCCCCAATAACTGAATTTGCAAAACTCACTGCAGAACTCTCTGCCCATGCGATATGCTCTCTAAATCTTGGAAGGTTTCCAGTTAGGTAAGGAGTACAGGTACAACTTATCTCGGCCCCAATTTTTTTAAAACAATCTATGATTTCAAGTTGCTTTTTTGCAAAATCCTCTGGAAATCCCAATTTTTTCCAATTATCCACATCCATTCCACAGGGATTTAGGGTAGAAGGCACAGAAACCTCAACCTTTTCATTTGCAAAATCCCTCAAAAACTCCAATCCAATATCGCCAATTGTTTTGTAAGAGACTCCTGAAATTTGGGATGATGAGATGGGAATTAATTTCTCCGCCCCATAAATATCTCCAAGTGATACAAGGAGATTCATGCATTTTTCTAAAACCTCTCCATATTCTCCATCGTATATTTTTTCCTCTTCCTTTGTAAGATACATATTAACTTCACCAATGAACTTTATGAATAAATTTTTAAAAGATTTATAAATAATTTGTTATTCAAAGTTTGAATTTTTTTGCTTAATGGTGAGAGAATGAAAGCACATCCAATAAAAACAAGATATATCAAACCAGGAGAGGATTTTATTCCAATTGTCATTGAAAGTTTGAAAAATAGTAAAATAAGATTAGATGATGGGGACTTTGTTGTTTTAAGTGAGAAGATGGTTTCAACAAGTGAGAATAATTTTGTTGATGAAAAGGATGTAAAACCAAAATTTTGGGCATATCTCACCTATTATTGGTCAAAATATTTATGGGGATGTATTTTGGGGCCTTTGTTGGGAACAAGAAAGGATAGGGTAAAAAACCTCAGAAAAATGCCAAAAAAAGAGACGTTGAGGCATAAGCAAGTAGTTATTGACCATGTTGGTTTAATCTATGCTCTAAAACCTGCATCAGAAGGAGGTGTTGATTTAACAAATGTTCCGGGAACTTATGCTTCCCTATTACCAAAAGAACCAAAAAAATGGGCGGAGAAATTGCATAGAAAAATAAAAGAGGAGTTTGGTGTTGATGTTGTTGTTATGGTTGTGGATACTGATGCAACGTATAGGTTTTTTAAGTGGTATGTAACTGCTCTCCCTTATGCTATCGATGGGATTATTGGCGGAATTGGGGTTTTGGGATATGTTATTGGAAAAATTGGGAAAAAGTTGGGTGTTGGTGGATTGGTTGGGGCTACACCATTAGCCATTGCTGGAAATGAAATCTATAAAAAATATCCTTTGGAAGAGATATTAAAAATAAGTGATTTAGCAGATAACTCACATATAACAACAAAATCCATCCATGATGTTATGAAGAAATATAATACCTTTGAAATTACAGTTGAGATTTTGGAAGAATTAGAGCATACTCCAGTTGTTGTTGTTAAGATTGAATAGTGTTAAAATTTTGTTTTCCCTCTTTTATGTCCTTTCTATATGCTTCCAATAGATAATTTTTCTTTCCAGTATATTCTGCAATTGTTTTAAAATCTACGCTTAATTTTTCTTTGTATTTTTTATCCCTCAGAAAGTGATGGTCTAAGATGAGTTGTGCATCTGTATTTTTTAATATATCCTTCAAATTTTCATCTACCTTTTTTAGATTCTCCTTTCCAAACATTCTTATTAAGTATGTTGGAGGACCGCTCATTATTATTAAATTTGGATGCTCATTTATTATATAATCCTTCAAATCATCAAAAATAACTCCTTGGATATCAGAGGCATGTAAGAATGTAAAGTTTTTATCTTTTATGGTTGTTAGCAAAACATATCCCAACTTATCATCCTTTCCATGTGGAAATGGTGGGGAAAATTTAATTTGGGTGTTTTTGAAGTTGAAGGTTTTGTTATCTGCGTAGTGTATTTCTTTTGCTATGTTTTTGACATTCTCTAAGAATGTCTCTGCCCTCTTCATCTGACTCCTGTTTATAAATTCTTTTGGATGCTTTATGAGTAAAATCTTATCCTTGTAGAGAGTTTTTGCATAATCCTTTGAATCCAAATACTCATCATCATGAAATGGCGTGTAGTGGTCATAATGGTAGTGGGAGATGGTTATTATATCAGATTTTTTGGCAAAATTATTTAATATTTCTCTCAACTTTCTCAATTGCTCAAATTCTATTTCGTTTGGAGGTAAGCCATATCTCTTTGGTGCTATTGCTACACCAGGGTCTATTAAAACTTTAACATCCTCTGTTTCAACATAAGTTGCTAAACTCCTGACACCAAAACTCTCACTTGCTATTGGGATGATTTTCATACTCCCACAATTCAATAATTATTCAATAGATATTGCTTGGTCTGGGCACTGCAATACGCAAAGATTGCATTTTGTACATTTGTCCTCATTTACTGGAATTGGTGGATAGATACCCTTTTTATTTAATTTTTTTGATTTTTCAAAGACATTCCTTGGACAAACCTCAATACATATATCGCATCCTTTGCAGAAGTTTTCGTTTATCTCTATCATTTTTCTCCTCCTCCATGTTTGCTTTTCTTGGTCTTATCTTTATGGTTTTAAGAATTCTTTTTCATCATCAATAAAAACACTCCCTCTTTTATTTAAATCTTTAATATATACTTTTAACTATTTCCCGTATATTCTTGATTGAGTTTATTAGTGCAGAAATAAAATAAGAAACAAAAATAAAAATATAAAAAATCAATAAGTTACTCCATTAATTCTGTGTCCTCATGAGAGTATGGTGGAAAACTGCAACACAATATCTTTAAAGGAACGTCACTTATGTTTTCAATCTTATGGGGGGTTTCGGGAGGGATGCATATAGTATCCCCTTTTTTAACTTCAAATTTTTCATCACCTAATGTCATTAATCCTCTACCTTCCAAAATATAATATATCTCCTCAGATTTATGATGCTTATGCAATAAAGTTTTAGAACCTGCTGGAATTATTGCCTCTGCTAAACTTTGTTTTACATCCCCGTGGGCACTTGGATGTATCAATTCCTTAATTATTGAACCATCTTTGGTGATATATGGTTTAATTTTATCGTATTCAGTTTTTATAATTTTCATGGTTTCAACCATTTGCATGGTCTTTATCGGATATTTCTCAATCTATTAAAAAATTATTTTTCTCCCCCACCATGTTTGCTTTTTCTTGGTCTTATTTTTATGGTTTTTAGGAATTCTTTTTCATCGTCAATAAAAACACATTCCCCTTTATTTAAATCTTTACCGTAGTTCCCATCAAAACATTAAATATATAACTCAATAGATATATAGTATCAAAAAAATAGTTGAAGGTGATAACATCGTTGAAGAGAGCGTCCCAAAGCTTAAACGATTAATAAATCTCATGTGGGCTAAGTTCTATCTAACTGTAGAGAAATATAAGTCAC includes the following:
- a CDS encoding 4Fe-4S dicluster domain-containing protein — its product is MIEINENFCKGCDICIEVCPRNVFEKSKKLNKKGIYPPIPVNEDKCTKCNLCVLQCPDQAISIE
- a CDS encoding GNAT family N-acetyltransferase; translation: MIIIDTAKKEDIDDMINLLKQLFEIEKDFAPNYENQRKGLELLLNNKDAIIFVARYNDKVVGMCSIQTLISTAEGGKVGILEDLVVDENFRGMGVGSKLLLEVERYCKENGLLRLSLLADKDNKKALEFYKSRGWKFTNLICLRKFFGE
- a CDS encoding DUF2178 domain-containing protein; protein product: MNTIEESLVLIFGILSGVVLYYQQIYNYLFDVELGFFMLLFMVYFAIIVKYGNSEIVDEKELQIKYLASYRTLKAFIISIGLYYLLGKLFKTY
- a CDS encoding coenzyme F420-0:L-glutamate ligase — its product is MKAHPIKTRYIKPGEDFIPIVIESLKNSKIRLDDGDFVVLSEKMVSTSENNFVDEKDVKPKFWAYLTYYWSKYLWGCILGPLLGTRKDRVKNLRKMPKKETLRHKQVVIDHVGLIYALKPASEGGVDLTNVPGTYASLLPKEPKKWAEKLHRKIKEEFGVDVVVMVVDTDATYRFFKWYVTALPYAIDGIIGGIGVLGYVIGKIGKKLGVGGLVGATPLAIAGNEIYKKYPLEEILKISDLADNSHITTKSIHDVMKKYNTFEITVEILEELEHTPVVVVKIE
- a CDS encoding MBL fold metallo-hydrolase, whose product is MKIIPIASESFGVRSLATYVETEDVKVLIDPGVAIAPKRYGLPPNEIEFEQLRKLREILNNFAKKSDIITISHYHYDHYTPFHDDEYLDSKDYAKTLYKDKILLIKHPKEFINRSQMKRAETFLENVKNIAKEIHYADNKTFNFKNTQIKFSPPFPHGKDDKLGYVLLTTIKDKNFTFLHASDIQGVIFDDLKDYIINEHPNLIIMSGPPTYLIRMFGKENLKKVDENLKDILKNTDAQLILDHHFLRDKKYKEKLSVDFKTIAEYTGKKNYLLEAYRKDIKEGKQNFNTIQS
- a CDS encoding helix-turn-helix transcriptional regulator — protein: MKNKLKIYRAMHNLTQEDLARKLGVSRQTIIAIEKGKYDPSLKLAFKIAKFFGVRIEDIFIYDEDE
- a CDS encoding aconitase X, whose product is MYLTKEEEKIYDGEYGEVLEKCMNLLVSLGDIYGAEKLIPISSSQISGVSYKTIGDIGLEFLRDFANEKVEVSVPSTLNPCGMDVDNWKKLGFPEDFAKKQLEIIDCFKKIGAEISCTCTPYLTGNLPRFREHIAWAESSAVSFANSVIGAKTNREGGPAALASAIIGKTPYYGYHLDENRKATHIIEVNIENPSIDVYGALGYIVGKTVKNGIPYFKNIKNINNDELKALGAAMAASSGVALYHVENITPEAKKAIDDNLEKITIDMDDIKDAYEELNTCNEAPDLICIGCPHCSLREIKEIAEFIKKNSIKLKCDLWICTSLHMKAIADRMGYTRIIEKAGGEIVKDTCMVVAPIEDMGYKRVATNSGKAGVYLPSFCKSEVIYGNIKDILK
- the fen gene encoding flap endonuclease-1 encodes the protein MGVQFNDLIPKKEIPIKYLSGKTVAIDGMNVLYQFLSSIRLRDGSPLRNKKGEITSTYNGIFYKTIYMLENDVTPVWVFDGKPPKLKEKTREERRKMREKAKEEFIKAKEIENIEEMQKYAKRMNFLTKDIVENSKKLLDLMGIPYVNAPAEGEGQASYMAKKGDVFCVVSQDYDALLYGAPRVVRNLTATKEELELIELKEVLNELGISHDDLIDMAILIGTDYNPKGVKGIGPKKALEIAKSKNKELYLKAIENYEEIKNIFKNPKVTDEYNIKLKKPDKDSIIKFLVEENDFSLDRVQPHVEKLCKLIEKKTKQVTLDAWFGG
- a CDS encoding cupin domain-containing protein, producing MKIIKTEYDKIKPYITKDGSIIKELIHPSAHGDVKQSLAEAIIPAGSKTLLHKHHKSEEIYYILEGRGLMTLGDEKFEVKKGDTICIPPETPHKIENISDVPLKILCCSFPPYSHEDTELME